Proteins encoded in a region of the Nicotiana tomentosiformis chromosome 9, ASM39032v3, whole genome shotgun sequence genome:
- the LOC104121528 gene encoding dof zinc finger protein DOF1.4-like: MLVGDCEKMVQISSTTNEIWPQQNNESRDMEKSISQDQQQQQSLKCPRCNSSNTKFCYYNNYSLSQPRHFCKSCKRYWTRGGTIRNVPVGGGCRKNKKIKKPNITTTNPSHNFHQPQIIDLPSITPNHSNPNLFYGFPTNPSDLNTQFPRLLNSRVSNTENLGLGFSSGQIQDAMTTTNSNSHLSSYPILNSTLSSLIASNLQQQHFISNNNKFQDLCPYSCEGGNWIMLKGVKMEGENQNRLDWNISNHQINQIEQINSVDPSLSWAGTYVDPSNIESSVRSLI, encoded by the exons atgttAGTAGGAGACTGTGAAAAGATGGTACAAATCTCTTCCACTACTAATGAAATATGGCCACAGCAG AATAATGAGAGTAGGGACATGGAGAAATCAATTAGCCAAGATCAACAACAGCAACAATCCCTAAAGTGTCCTCGTTGTAATTCATCAAATACCAAATTTTGTTACTACAATAATTATAGTTTGTCTCAGCCAAGACACTTTTGCAAAAGTTGTAAAAGGTATTGGACTAGAGGTGGTACCATAAGAAATGTCCCAGTTGGAGGTGGCTGTAGAAAAaacaagaaaatcaagaaaccaaATATTACTACTACAAATCCTAGCCATAATTTTCATCAACCTCAAATAATTGATCTGCCTTCTATAACCCCAAATCATAGTAATCCTAATTTGTTTTATGGATTTCCAACTAACCCTTCTGATCTTAATACTCAATTTCCAAGATTGCTCAATTCTAGGGTTTCTAACACTGAAAATCTTGGGCTAGGGTTTTCTTCTGGTCAGATCCAAGATGCTATGACTACTACTAACTCTAATTCACATCTTTCAAGTTACCCCATCTTAAATTCTACTTTGTCCTCCCTTATAGCTTCTAATCTTCAACAACAACACTTCATTTCAAACAATAACAAGTTCCAGGATTTGTGTCCTTATAGTTGTGAAGGTGGAAATTGGATAATGTTGAAAGGAGTGAAAATGGAAGGTGAGAACCAAAACAGGTTGGATTGGAACATTTCTAACCATCAGATCAATCAGATTGAACAGATTAATTCTGTTGATCCTTCTCTTTCTTGGGCTGGTACTTATGTTGATCCTTCAAATATAGAGTCTTCAGTCCGTTCTCTGATCTAG
- the LOC104087793 gene encoding acyltransferase Pun1-like, with product MTSSRLISVSEKIIKPFSATPSPLRHYKLSLIDQLMSTMYIPIAFFYRRPLEHKIINKSSKLEVSQTLEKSLSKTLSSYYPFAGKLKDNLSIECNDMGAKFLNVELNCSMSEVVNLPDTGPEYLAFPKNLPWNSTSYYEGTNYFVVAQLSHFRCGGIAVSACLSHKIGDGCTEINFMNDWATIARSATSSNYAIIRLSTPQWIGASIFPPTYDDHSSAISRITPNTLPCITKRYVFSSSKLSALKKFMASDSGGVQNPTRNEVVTALLYKCANMATSRSSSGSGLFKPSALIQVVNLRPRLNPPLPNNSAGNLISSILIKSTDEEQMKVARIVQDLRKEKEQLNMKHDLVNQNGVVLSALEYLNDNMDVYCCSSLCNYQLYNVDFGWGKPERVVVTNGTINFFLLSDDKNGDGIEVLVSLGKEVMSEFNNNKELLEFASPVSN from the coding sequence ATGACTAGTTCAAGACTCATTTCAGTTTCAGAAAAGATTATTAAGCCATTCTCTGCCACCCCATCTCCCCTTAGACATTACAAGCTTTCTCTTATTGATCAACTCATGAGTACCATGTACATTCCCATAGCTTTCTTCTACCGTAGACCTCTAGAGCACAAGATCATCAATAAAAGTTCCAAACTAGAAGTATCTCAAACTCTCGAGAAATCTCTATCGAAAACCTTAAGCTCTTACTATCCATTTGCAGGAAAGTTGAAGGATAATCTATCCATTGAATGCAATGACATGGGAGCCAAATTCTTGAATGTTGAACTGAATTGTTCTATGTCTGAAGTTGTCAATCTTCCGGATACTGGTCCTGAATATTTGGCCTTCCCTAAAAATTTACCTTGGAATAGTACTTCATATTATGAGGGTACTAATTATTTTGTTGTGGCTCAATTAAGTCACTTCAGATGTGGAGGAATAGCAGTCAGTGCATGTTTATCGCACAAGATTGGAGACGGGTGTACAGAGATTAATTTTATGAATGACTGGGCAACTATTGCCCGTTCTGCTACTTCATCAAATTATGCGATAATTAGGCTATCAACACCACAATGGATTGGCGCGTCTATTTTTCCACCAACCTACGATGATCATTCTTCAGCTATATCACGTATTACCCCTAATACACTACCTTGTATAACAAAAAGGTATGTTTTCTCCTCTTCTAAACTCAGTGCTCTCAAGAAATTTATGGCATCAGATTCAGGAGGAGTGCAAAATCCGACACGTAACGAGGTTGTGACAGCACTGCTCTATAAGTGTGCTAATATGGCTACATCAAGGTCGAGTTCAGGATCAGGTTTGTTTAAACCATCTGCACTTATCCAGGTTGTGAATTTACGACCAAGACTCAATCCCCCTCTCCCCAATAACTCCGCAGGCAATCTTATTTCATCAATCTTAATAAAATCAACAGACGAAGAACAAATGAAGGTTGCAAGAATCGTTCAAGAtttgagaaaagaaaaagaacaactTAATATGAAACATGATCTTGTCAATCAAAATGGTGTAGTACTCTCAGCACTTGAGTATTTGAATGATAATATGGATGTGTATTGTTGTAGTAGCTTGTGCAACTACCAATTATATAATGTGGACTTTGGATGGGGTAAGCCTGAAAGAGTAGTTGTAACTAATGGTACTATAAACTTCTTTTTGTTGTCAGATGATAAAAATGGGGATGGAATAGAAGTACTTGTTAGTTTAGGAAAAGAAGTCATGTCTGAATTTAACAATAACAAGGAGCTTCTAGAGTTTGCTTCTCCTGTCTCTAATTGA